The sequence GCTTATGCGCCAATTTGGGTGTTCTATCGCAGTCAATTGGGAGATGTATTTGATGTTAACGGCCTGAAGGGTAAGCGCATAGCGATTGGGTATCCAGCTCAAGGAATTCATACAAATTCGTTGGATATTTTGAATGCGGTAGGCGTCAACACAAAAAATAGCCAGTTTTTAAACATTGGCAGAGAAGAAGCCCTCAAAAAACTGCATGCTAATGAGATTGATGCCATGTTCTATTCAGCGCCTGCTGAGGACCATTTGGTAAAGACGCTATTTAATGACCCTACATTAAAGCCACTTAAGTGGCCTGATGCTGAGGGTATCGCTAGGAACCTCCGAGAGTTTCATGTATTAAAGCTTCCATTGGGTGCAATTGATTTGGAGAATTCTAAGCCGTCGACCGATATGAGGGTGTTAGCAACCACCATTACGGTGATTACTAAAAAAGATACGCATTCTGCTTTGATCTATTTAATGATGGGTGTAATGGATGAGGTGCATGAGAGGCCCAGTCTCTTGCAATCAGAGAATGAGTTTCCCTCAGACAAGGACGTTGACTTTCCGATGAGTGACGATGCTGAAGACTATTACAAGAATGGCGGAAAACCATTCTTACAAAGATATCTTCCGTATTGGGCCGCCAGTTTCTTAGGAAAATTATTACTGATTTTAGTTCCTCTCCTAGCTATTTTTTATCCACTTTCGCAAGCCTATCCAGCTTTGCAGCAGTGGTACTACACCAATAAGGTGAATCGTTTCTATGACCAGTTAGTGAAGATTGAGAAGCGTTTAGATCATCATGCGGATCTAGAGCGAATTAAATACGATATACAGATACTGCGTGCCGAGATTGAATTACTGATTAAGCTGGAGAAGATCCCCAGTATGTATACAAATCTACTGTATGACCTTAGAGGGCATGTCAGTCAAGTGATCGAGCAGCACGGACTTCAATAAGAAAAACCGCTCAATGAGCGGCTTTTTTAATAGAATCTGGCTCCTCGACGTGGGATCGAACCACGGACCAACAGATTAACAGTCTGCTGCTCTACCGCTGAGCTATCGAGGAATAAGCGAATATTATAGCAATATGAAGGCACTTCTTCCGACTTCCGTCCAGATCCCTAAGATACTGACCATTGCTGGCTCTGACAGTGGTGGGGGTGCGGGGGTTCAGGCTGACCTCAAAGTCATTACCGCATTGGGTGGCTATGGAATGTCGGTCATTACTGCCATCACAGCCCAAAATACATTAGGTGTTACAGCGATTCAGGATGTTGACTTGGCCGTCATAGAAGCGCAAATCGATGCAGTCTTAAATGATATCGGTGCTGACTCAATCAAAATTGGGATGCTAGCCAGCCCAGAAATTGTCCAGGTGGTTGCCAACTCTTTACGTAAGCATGACATCACCAGAATTATTTTGGACCCTGTGCTGAGGGCAACGTCTGGAGCAAGCTTAGGTGGCGATGACACTGCTCAGGCCATGATGAAGGAATTATTTCCGATGGCAAGTTTAGTGACACCAAATTTAGAAGAAGCCTCTTTGCTATTAGGTCGCGATATTTCCCATGTTGATGACTTTAAATCTGCCGCCGAAAAATTATTAGCTTTAGGACCTCAGGCAGTTCTCATTAAGGGTGGTCATCTAGATTCTGCGCACACTCAACTCACGGATTATCTGATGTGGCGCAGTATTGAAGATGATTTAGAAATCATTCAAGTAAAAGAGTTTAAGCATCCGCGTGTCAATACTGAAAATACACACGGCACTGGTTGCTCCTTATCTGCAGCGATTGCGACCTATTTTGCTGATGGCCATGATCTGCCGCATGCTGTGGGAAAGGCTATTGCATACGTAGAGGCGGGTTTACAAGCCGGACGTTTTTTATCGATCGGTGAGGGGCCAGGACCACTTTGGCCGATGTTTGAGTTCTATCCAACTGCGTTACCGCTTGAAGACCAATAGTCTCTAAAAATATCTAGCGCTTGATTAATTCTTGTAGTCGTTTAACAGTAGCTTTAGGATTATCTGATCCCGTAATGGCTCTAACTACTGCTACTGATCCCACCCCGCTATGCGCAACTGCCTGCATACTGCTCTCGTCAATTCCGCCAATAGCGACTAAAGGATAAGCTTGCATTAATTGCGCATACTTATAGAGTCGGCCTAGGCCTTGAGGTGCAGTTGGCATCCGCTTGAGTGTCGTTGGAAAAACTGCCCCCATAGCAATATAGCTGGGGCAGAAACGATCTGCATAAACCATCTCGGCATAGCCGTGGGTACTTAAACCTAAGCGCAGCCCAGCATTTCTGATGGCATCGAGATCAGCAGTGGCTAAATCTTCTTGACCAAGATGCACGCCATAGGCGCCTAACTCAATTGCACTTTGCCAATAGTCGTTAATGAAAAGTAGTGTCTTACTACCTTTGACAGCTTCAATAGATTGTTTAATTTCTGTATGGATGTGTTTTACATCATTGCTCTTGAGTCTGAGTTGGACGGTTGGAAGTTCTGCATCCACCATTCGCTTAATCCACTCTGAGTCAGGCATGACTCCATAAAGCCCTAAGCGCTTAGGACATTCCGGAAATGCCTTGGGATTCATAATGCGGGTCCAAGGCAGTAAATCAAAATATTCAGGGCGATTGGGCCATTTGATCGGATCAAAATTTCCGTCGTGGTGAACCATTCTGGACCATGCTTTCCCTAGCACCGTTGCATCAAGCTCTATAAAGCCCATTGATATCGCCGCCAAAGTAGCAGCAAGCTCATAGTGATCAATAGCATGCTCATTATCTATTCGCGGTGGTGGTGAGCTTAGGCTGTAGACGGGAGGCGGCAGAGTGACATCATCGGTGCGATGTGCAGCCACGATTTGATCAGCAAGGTCGCGCACCAAGCTCATGAGAACTCTAGGCTTGATGCCAAAAAGGGGTGCCTACCAGTGGGGTGCTAGCTTGAGCAGATTCTTGGGCGGACATAGCGCCCGATAAATACGCTGAGCGACCTGCTGCAGTTGCCATTGCAAAGGCTTTAGCCATGTCAATCGGGTTATCAGCAAGAGCGACAGCGGTATTAAGTAGAACACCATCAAAGCCCCATTCCATCACAGAGCAAGCATGGGATGGTAAGCCAAGACCGGCATCAACCAATAAGGGGACTTTAAGGCGTTCCCGCAGGAGTTTCATGGCGTAGGGATTGAGTGGGCCTTGACCAGTGCCAATGGGAGCTGCCCAAGGCATTACTGCTTGGCAGCCCACATCGACAAGGCGCTGGCAAAGGATGAGATCTTCAGTGCAATAGGGCAGTACCTTGAAACCATCATTGATCAGTGTCTTCGCGGTTTCTACCAAACGGAGGGTGTCGGGTTGCAAGGTGTAGTCATCACCTATTAACTCGAGTTTGATCCAGTCCGTTTCAAAAACCTCCCTGGCCATTTGCGCTGTTGTGATGACCTCTTGGGGACTATGACATCCAGCTGTATTAGGCAATACGGGAACAGACATCTTTTTAAGTAGCTCCCAAAAAGCATTTTTTCCCTGTTCTACAGTTGAGCCTTGACGACGTAAGCTCACAGTAATCATTGCTGGCTGAGAAGCTAGAACGGCTTCCTCTAAGATTTGCGGGGAAGGGTAGCGCGAGGTGCCCAAGAGCAAGCGACTAGAAAAATGCTCGCCATACAGAACGAGATCATCCTTGCTCAAAGCGCGTTGCTCTTTAATGGAATTCATATTCATAGTAAAAATTAGCCGCCAGTGACCGGCGAAATAACCTCGATCTGATCATTTTCAACTAGAGCGCACTGGTCATAATTCGATTTAGGAATGAACTGCAAATTTATGGCTACTGCAAAAGGGGGTTGTGCTTTTAGGGCCTCAAGTGCGTGCTCTAGTTTTGCTCCCTCTGGCAGTAAATGTTCAATCTGATTGATCATTACGCGCATGCTGCCACCTGATTCATGGAGGTGTCAGCAACATTAAGACCCAATTTCTTAGCCGTATGACTTGAACCACTGATTAATAATTCGATCACGCTATCTAATATTGCTGGGGCAATCATAAAACCATGACGGTAAAGGCCGTTGATAGATAGACGCTTGGTGGAACCGGCACCGTTCTCGATGCGGACTTCGGGCAAGTTGTTCTTTAAAGTCGGCCGACATTGGGTAGCCATCTCTAAAATACGGGCTTCTGCAAAACCGCTGTGCACGGTATAAACCGCGCTGAGCAACTCCATTGCTGAACGTACACTCATTTCTGAATGATCATCAGACTCGATCTCAGTAGCACCAACAACATAAATATGATTCTCTTTTGGCGCAATATAAATGGGATAACGTGGATGAATTAAGCGCGTAGGTCTTAGTAAATTGACTTCGGGCGCGTAAAGACGGATGACTTCACCGCGAACCCCACGCAGAGAGTTACCCTTGGCCTCTGGCCAATCTGATTTAGCACCCAAGCCTCGAGAATCAATCACCCAATCGTATCGGCCACTTTGCTCTAGGGCTTGTGGTTCAGGTGTTTGATGCCAATATACATTGACGGGTAAGGTAGATAGTTCGATCGCTAAAGCATTGAGTAACTGCCGGTTGTCCAGTTGGCCCTCATTGGGTAAATAGAGACCTTGATTAAAACGATCGGCAACGCTCGGCTCTATCTCCAGCAGTCTCGCAGAATCGAGCATCTCTGGCGCAGTAAGCGCTGGGTTACTGCGTTGATTCTTCTGCAGATGCTTAATAAAACGCTCTGCATCATTTGCATCTTGTCGATGCCACAAAATCAGACTGCCATTTTTCTGAAAGAACACCGGACTAGCCAATTTGGCGATGATTTCTGGCCAACGTGACAAGCTGTGTACGCCCATATTTACGACATTGTTCTCGGTGATGGCGGATTCAGCTAAAGGCGCAAGCATTGCTGCAGCGACTCGGGCAGCAGACAATGCAGCATCAGGACCACCTTGATCGTAAAGATCAACTTGGCCTCCAGCTTGGGCGAGTTCGACTGCCAGGAGACGACCCATCAAACCGGCACCAACAATAGCGAATCGACCCTGCGCTATAGAATCCATCTTGAGTTACAGATCCGTTATTTATTGGTAGATTTCGCTACCGCGTTTACGAAACTCAATTGACTTCTCTTCCATGCCTTTATTTGGGTCAACTCCCTCTGCCTTGAGATTGGCAGCATAGTCTCGTACTTCTTGTGTGATCTTCATTGAGCAGAATTTAGGTCCGCACATAGAGCAGAAGTGGGCAATCTTGGCACCTTCAGCTGGTAGGGTGGCATCGTGATATTCACGCGCACGCTCAGGATCAAGGCCGAGATTAAATTGGTCTTCCCAGCGGAACTCAAAGCGGGCTTTGGAGAGGGCATTATCCCGAATCTGTGCGCCAGGTAAGCCCTTGGCTAGATCGGCTCCATGCGCAGCAATCTTATAAGTGATGATGCCTTCGCGGACATCTTCTTTGTCTGGCAAACCTAAGTGTTCTTTAGGCGTGACATAGCAGAGCATCGCTGTGCCGTACCAACCAATTTGGGCTGCACCAATACCGCTGGTGATGTGATCATAGCCTGGAGCAATATCGGTGATCAATGGCCCTAAGGTATAGAAGGGCGCTTCTAAGCAATGCTTTAATTCCTCGGTCATATTTTCTTCAATGCGCTGCATTGGAACGTGGCCAGGACCTTCAATCATCACTTGCACGTCTTGCTGCCAGGCTTTAGCAGTGAGTTCACCAAGGGTATGCAATTCACCAAACTGGGCTGCATCATTAGAGTCAGCGATACAACCAGGACGCAGGCCATCTCCTAAACTAAATGAAACGTCATAGGCCTTCATGATCTCGCAGATTTCATCAAATCTGGTGTAGAGAAAGTTCTCTTTGTGGTGGGCCAGGCACCATTTGGCCATGATTGAACCACCGCGCGACACAATGCCAGTAATACGGTCAGCAGTCAGCGGAACATAACGCAGCAATACACCCGCATGAATCGTGAAATAGTCCACACCTTGTTCAGCTTGCTCTACCAAGGTATCGCGGAACATTTCCCAAGTGAGGTCCTCTGCGATACCACCAGTCTTATCTAGTGCTTGGTAGATCGGTACTGTGCCGATCGGTACCGGAGAGTTACGAATAATCCATTCACGGGTTTCATGAATATGTTTGCCGGTAGATAAATCCATGATGGTGTCAGCACCCCAACGGATTGACCAAACCATTTTCTCGACCTCTTCATTAATTGAAGAGGTGACTGCCGAGTTACCCAAATTGCCATTGATCTTGACCCGGAAGTTGCGTCCAATAATCATGGGCTCTAGTTCTGGGTGATTAATATTGGCGGGAATAATGGCACGACCCGCAGCAATTTCTTGGCGGACAAATTCACCGGTAATGATCTCTGGAAGATTGGCGCCATAACTCTTGCCAGGATGCTGCTTTAATAATTGGGTGTACTCTGGATTCTTCCGCAGTTGCTCTAGACCCATCGATTCACGCAGGGCAACGTATTCCATTTCAGGGGTAACAATGCCCTTGCGAGCATAATACATTTGGCTCACATTTTGACCAGCCTTAGCCACTCGAGGTGCGCGAATGTGGGCAAAGCGTAAGTGCTGTGTATCTGCATCTTTCGAGCGAGCGACTCCATAGTCAGATGAGGGTCCTGTTAATTGTTCTGTGTCATTGCGTTCATCAATCCAAGTCTCGCGTAATGCTGGCAAGCCTTTTTCTAAGTTGATGACGATTTCAGGATCGCTATAAGGACCAGAGGTGTCATAAACCGGGATGGGAGGATTGGGGACCATCTGCTCCCCAACGCGGGTAGGGAACTGATCAATCATGCGCACAGGAGCCTTGATATCAGACCGTGATCCTGCTAAATAGGTTTTACTGGATGCCGGATAGGCAAATTTTTGACCAAAGTCTCGTTCGAGGCTCTTAAGGCTTGGAATTTCAGGTTTTGTTTTTGGGTTCTTGCTGCTCATATCCATCTCCTAACATATTTAGATGGACGAAACCGGATACCGGTCTGATGGAACTCCCCACGCCAGTATTACCTGGTTCGGGTAAGAGGGTCTTTCTCAGCGCCTTTATGTTAAGGGCACCCCTGTTTCATCCTTAAACTAATTTAACCACAAAATGGAACTTAGGAGGGGAAACTGGATTTGTTGCTCCGCAAAATGAAGTCAGCCGTTACAAAAGCGGCATCGGTCGTGAATTCCTCTGCCAAGATGCGGGCTGCTGCCTCGGCTAGGGAGATTTCAATAAAGCTGCTGACCTCGCCATCATGATTGGTAGGAATAAAGTTGCTTGAAAGCGCAAGGTCGTAGATAAACAGCTGCTCATCATGAAAACCACCCCCAAGAATAGGGCGGCGCATATGGACTTTGCCCGCGGGTGTAATTTGGTTGGCCAATTGTGGTGGGACGCCAGCTTCTTCCCATAATTCTCGAACAGCACAAACCCAGGGTGTTTCATCTGCAGCAATACCGCCCGCAGCCAGATTATCTAAAAGACCTGGATCGGTTCTTTTGCTCTCACTGCGGCGGCCAAGCCACAAATTTCCTTCTTTGGTAAAGCCGTTGATATGACTAGCAGTGCTACGCAAACCCAGAGTTCTAAAAGCGGCTCGCTCTAAGCGAAAGTAGGCATGACCATTGTGATCAATCCAGGCAAACTCTTCATTGCGCCAACCGGGTATAAAGCCAGCTTGGCGCAGTCGATTAGCTAACTCTGTCAAGCTTGCGGAGATAAGAAACGGACTTGCGCTATCAATAAATAAGCCATGGTGATCTATGTGAATATGCGCAATTTTTTTCTCTTGCAAAGAGTCTTGGATATAAGCAATGAACTCGGGATTGATATGACCAATGATTTGCTTTTCAGCATGTGCACCCATAAAAAAAATGGGCAAGAAATCCAGCGGTGCGGACCGCGCCGAATTTTGCAACATTTCTTCTAAGGCAGCTAAGGTGCTGTCATTTATTTTTTGCATAAGCCGAGTGTATGAGAAATTGCTAGCGAACTATACAAAAAGTCAAGCAAGATAATCTGCTCAAATATTGGGCAAGCCAGATCGCTCTATACAAATCGGTAACTTAGCAAAACATTTTGGTATTTATCCACAGAGGCTGTGGATAACTTTGTCAGAAGATTTGGTCCCCCCGCCAGGAGTCGAACCTGGATCTACCGCTTAGGAGGCGGTTGCACTATCCATTGTGCTACAGCGGGTCACTTAGGCTTAACTACACAAAGCCCATAACTGGTTGGTAATATTTAGCATCAGTTCTGGGCGATAGTAGCTGATAAATACGAGAGCTAGCAATACTAAAGTAATCCCACGAAGCAACCAAGTAGAGAAAGAGGTATTCATGCGGGGAGTTCCGCGTGAGTGTTTCGTGCTAGGGCTTGTTCTTTAACGGGGAGGTTAATTAGGCATGCTAATACGCCAAGCCCAATCGCAATATTCCAAACCACACTATAAGACCCCGTCAGGTCATATAAATAGCCACCCAAAAAAGCGCCAGAGAAGCTACCCAATTGATGGGCAAAGAAAATCAGACCTGAGAGCATGCTTAGGTATTTAACCCCAAAGATCTGCGCAACAATGCCGTTAGTAAGTGGAATGGTAGAAAGCCATAGGAAACCCATCACGGCAGAAAAAATATAAACAGTGATGGGTGAGAGTGGAATCCATAAAAAAGCAATGATGGCAATTGATCTGCCTAGATAAATTCCAGAAAGTAAGTAGCGCTTAGGAAAGCGCTGACCGAAAATCCCTGCGCAGTAAGTACCAAAGACGTTAAACAATCCAATCAAGGCGAGGGCGGTGGTTGCAATCGCTGGTGATCCTACTGCTGGATAAGTTTGAGACATATCCTTTAGGTAAGGCGCTAAATGAACCGCAATAAAAACCACCTGAAAGCCACAGACAAAATAACCCAGAGTTAAATAACGATAGCTTGGATTACTAGTAGCCTCATGCAGTGCTTGTCGAATCGTTTGATCGTCAGCTGTGTTGGTGTAGACAAAATTCTTCTCCCGTAATAAAAAAGCAGCTGGAATCATGAAGCTTGCAATGATTGCCAAGAGTAGGAGAGCATCTTGTGGACCAAAGCGACTCAAGAGCGCCTGCTCAGCAGGAATCATCAAGAACTGACCAAAAGATCCTGCAGCAGCAGTGATTCCCATTGCCCAGACGCGTTTATCAGCCGGCACATTTCTGCCTAAAATTCCGTAGACCACGCTATAGGTTGTCGCCGTTTGCGCCAGACCAATCAGAAGGCCACCCGCAATCGTGAAGTTCAATACATCGCTAGATACAGCCATGCCTGCTAAGCCAAGGGCATAAAGCAGGCCACCAAGGAGCATGATTCTGAAAGCGCCGAATCGATCAGCTAGTGCACCCGTTAATGGTTGGAAGGCGCCCCAAATTAAATTTTGTAGTGCAATTGTGAGGGCAAATGTGCCACGTCCCCAACCATTTTCTATAGTGATGGGTAAATTAAATAAGCCAAATCCATGACGAATACCCATAGAGAGAGTGACCATTAAACCACCATAAATCAGCACCTCTTTGATGCTGAGAGAGCGAGCAATTTTTTCAGGGGAAATCACAAAACACCTTTGTCATAGAGTTTCTCTATCGCTTGAGCGTCTAGTTGCAGGCGTTCCTGCAAAACTTCTCGAGTATGCTGCCCCAACATGGGTGGCGGCATTTTGTACTGCACTGGCGATTTGGATAAATGCATTGGACTGGCAACCAATTTCATTTGACCTAACGCTGGATGGGGAACGGTAAGCTCAATCCCTCTGGCCATAACCTGTGGGTCTTCAAAAACCTCTTTGAAGTTATTGATAGGACCACAGGGTACTTTCGCCTCTTCAAGCAAATCAATCCATTGCGCTTTAGTCTTGTGGCGTGTCATTGCCTCTAAAAGTGGTATGAGTTGATCACGATGCTTAACCCGCTCAGGGTTATCGTGAAAACGAGGATCATCGGCTAACTGCGCCTGACCACCTACAGTAACAAAGTGTTTGAACTGACTATTGTTTCCAGCTGCAACAATGATCCAACTATCGGATGTTGGGAAAGTTTGATAGGGCACGATCGTTGCCGATGTATTTCCTAAGCGTTGCGGAATTTCTCCAGAACATAAATAAGCACTGGCTGCATTAGCCATGACTGCAATTTGTGTATCGAGTAAAGCCATATCGATGCATTGTCCTTCACCAGTGCGATCGCGATACATCAGGGCTGCCATGATTGCATTCGTTGCATACATGCCTGTCAAAATATCGGCAATGGGCACCCCCGCTTTTTGCGGTGAAGCCCCAGGAACATTTTCTGCTTCTCCGGTCACACTCATGAAGCCACCCATGCCCTCAACAATCATGTCATAGCCTGGGCGATTGGCATAAGGACCAGTTTGACCAAAGCCCGTTATCGAGCAGTAGATTAAATCGGGCTTGATTTTTTGTAGAGCAGCATAGTCAAGACCATATTTGACTAGTTGGCTGACTTTGTAGTTTTCAATTAGAACGTCAGACTCTGCGACTAATTTACGAATGATGTCTTGCCCCTCGGGTGTACTGATATCGACGGTGATTGAGCGTTTATTCCGATTCATGGCGATGAAATAAGCCGTCTCACTACTATCTTTACCCTGCGCATCTTTAGCAAAGGGCGGCCCCCAATGGCGGGTATCGTCTCCAACCCCAGGTTTTTCTACCTTGATGACATCGGCGCCAAGGTCAGCCAAATTTTGGGTGCACCAAGGTCCAGCGAGGACCCGGCTCAGGTCTAAAACACGAATATGACTTAAGGCACCCATGAGCTAATTTTGGCATGAATAGAGGGTTAATCGCTGAAATTTGAGGGTATCAGCCAGACATGGCTACAATTTGCGCGAATGGCTACACGTAAAACCTCCGAATATAGCGAATCATCGATTCAGGTCCTCAAAGGCCTTGAACCTGTCCGGCAGCGGCCCGGAATGTACACCCGTACTGATAATCCACTGCACATCATTCAAGAGGTTCTGGATAACGCATCAGATGAAGCCTTAGGGGGATTTGGTAAGCACATTACTGTGACGATGCATACCGATGGTAGTGTGAGCGTAGAAGACGATGGTCGAGGTATTCCTGTTGGAATACATCCCACTGAGAAGCTCCCTGTAGTAGAAATCGTATTCACCCAATTGCATGCTGGCGGCAAGTTTGAAAAAGGCAGTGGTGGAGCATACGCTTTCTCCGGCGGTCTGCATGGTGTTGGCGTCTCCGTTACGAATGCACTCTCGAAACGATTAGAAGTTACCGTATGGCGTGATGGACAAGTTTCTACGCTGACCTTTGCTGATGGCAAGGTCATCGAGAAACTCAAATCCAAAGTTGCCGGCAAAGAAGATAAGTCGCATGGCACTCGAGTGCGAGCTTGGCCTGATGCAAAGTATTTTGATAGCGCTGTTATTCCCATGCCGGAGTTGATTCGCCTACTAAGATCTAAGGCAGTTTTGCTCCCTGGTGTCAAGGTCACGCTGATTCAAGAGAAATCGGGCGATAGTCAAACTTGGCAATACGCTCAAGGCTTAAGAGGCTACCTCAATGAGGCAATCGCGCAAGCAGGTCATGGTGCTGAGGTCATCCCGCCATTTGAAGGTGAGCAATACGCAACGGGTAATAGTGATGAAGATGGTTTTGCTGAAGGCGAAGGCGCTGCTTGGGTTGTTGCTTGGACTGAGGATGGAGCCCCAGTTCGTGAGAGCTATGTCAATCTAATACCAACGCCAGCCGGGGGAACTCACGAGAGCGGTTTGCGCGAAGGCCTATTTAATGCCGTCAAAGGTTTTATTGAGATGCATGCCTTACAACCCAAAGGTGTCAAGCTGATGCCGGAGGATGTATTTGCCAGGGCGTCCTTCATCTTATCGGCAAAAGTTTTGGATCCTCAATTTCAGGGACAAATTAAAGAGCGCCTGAACTCTCGTGATGCAGTGCGTTTAGTTTCTGCTTATTCAAAATCGGCTCTCGAGCTTTGGCTAAATCAACATGTGGATTACGGTCGAAAACTGGCTGATCTGGTCATTAAACAAGCCCAAGCGAGAACCCGCGCTGGCCAAAAAGTCGAGAAGAAAAAATCTTCAGGGGTTGCAGTGCTTCCAGGAAAGTTAACCGACTGCGAGAGTCAAGATACCGGCATGAATGAAATCTTCCTGGTTGAGGGGGATTCGGCGGGTGGCTCAGCAAAGATGGGTCGCAATAAGGAATATCAGGCAATCTTGCCCCTGCGCGGTAAGGTTCTTAACACTTGGGAGGCAGAGCGTGATCGCCTCTTTGCCAATAATGAAGTGCACGATATTGCCGTAGCGATTGGAGTTGATCCCCATGGTCCCAATGACGAGATCGACTTGAGCAATTTACGTTATGGCAAGGTATGCATTCTCTCTGATGCGGACGTTGATGGAGCCCATATTCAAGTGTTGCTACTCACCTTGTTCTATAAGCACTTTCCAAAATTGATTGATTTGGGCCATGTCTATATTTCTAGACCACCTTTATTTAGGGTTGATGCCCCAGCCCGTGGCAAGAAGCCTGCTCAGAAAATCTATGCGCTCGATGCGAATGAGCTACAAGCGATTGAAGATAAATTACGTAAAGATGGTGTTCGTGATGGCGCTTGGCAGATTTCCCGCTTTAAAGGTTTGGGTGAAATGAGTGCGGAACAATTATGGGATACCACCTTAAATCCAGACACTCGACGCCTGCTACCAGTAACACTAGGCGAGTGGACTCAGGATGAAACCATTAAAACCATGGATATGTTGATGGGTAAATCAGAATCTGGCGCTCGGCGCGATTGGTTAGAGGAACGCGGTAATGAAGTTGAGGCAGATATCTAATGGCCATTAAGAAGCCCGTTAAGAAAACGGTTTCCGCAAAATCGACTAAGCCAGCAGAGCAGGCTGATCTCTTTTCGAATCTCGATGAGACTGAGGTTGCTGAGGTTAACAAACCTTTGCCAAAGCCATCAAAGTCTGGCGGAAGTTCTCCGCCGCACGATCCTAACAAGGTCGAACTCAACGAAGATGACAAGGATAGCTTAACGCTAGCAGTT comes from Polynucleobacter paneuropaeus and encodes:
- a CDS encoding MFS transporter — encoded protein: MVTLSMGIRHGFGLFNLPITIENGWGRGTFALTIALQNLIWGAFQPLTGALADRFGAFRIMLLGGLLYALGLAGMAVSSDVLNFTIAGGLLIGLAQTATTYSVVYGILGRNVPADKRVWAMGITAAAGSFGQFLMIPAEQALLSRFGPQDALLLLAIIASFMIPAAFLLREKNFVYTNTADDQTIRQALHEATSNPSYRYLTLGYFVCGFQVVFIAVHLAPYLKDMSQTYPAVGSPAIATTALALIGLFNVFGTYCAGIFGQRFPKRYLLSGIYLGRSIAIIAFLWIPLSPITVYIFSAVMGFLWLSTIPLTNGIVAQIFGVKYLSMLSGLIFFAHQLGSFSGAFLGGYLYDLTGSYSVVWNIAIGLGVLACLINLPVKEQALARNTHAELPA
- a CDS encoding CaiB/BaiF CoA transferase family protein, which encodes MGALSHIRVLDLSRVLAGPWCTQNLADLGADVIKVEKPGVGDDTRHWGPPFAKDAQGKDSSETAYFIAMNRNKRSITVDISTPEGQDIIRKLVAESDVLIENYKVSQLVKYGLDYAALQKIKPDLIYCSITGFGQTGPYANRPGYDMIVEGMGGFMSVTGEAENVPGASPQKAGVPIADILTGMYATNAIMAALMYRDRTGEGQCIDMALLDTQIAVMANAASAYLCSGEIPQRLGNTSATIVPYQTFPTSDSWIIVAAGNNSQFKHFVTVGGQAQLADDPRFHDNPERVKHRDQLIPLLEAMTRHKTKAQWIDLLEEAKVPCGPINNFKEVFEDPQVMARGIELTVPHPALGQMKLVASPMHLSKSPVQYKMPPPMLGQHTREVLQERLQLDAQAIEKLYDKGVL
- a CDS encoding DNA topoisomerase IV subunit B produces the protein MATRKTSEYSESSIQVLKGLEPVRQRPGMYTRTDNPLHIIQEVLDNASDEALGGFGKHITVTMHTDGSVSVEDDGRGIPVGIHPTEKLPVVEIVFTQLHAGGKFEKGSGGAYAFSGGLHGVGVSVTNALSKRLEVTVWRDGQVSTLTFADGKVIEKLKSKVAGKEDKSHGTRVRAWPDAKYFDSAVIPMPELIRLLRSKAVLLPGVKVTLIQEKSGDSQTWQYAQGLRGYLNEAIAQAGHGAEVIPPFEGEQYATGNSDEDGFAEGEGAAWVVAWTEDGAPVRESYVNLIPTPAGGTHESGLREGLFNAVKGFIEMHALQPKGVKLMPEDVFARASFILSAKVLDPQFQGQIKERLNSRDAVRLVSAYSKSALELWLNQHVDYGRKLADLVIKQAQARTRAGQKVEKKKSSGVAVLPGKLTDCESQDTGMNEIFLVEGDSAGGSAKMGRNKEYQAILPLRGKVLNTWEAERDRLFANNEVHDIAVAIGVDPHGPNDEIDLSNLRYGKVCILSDADVDGAHIQVLLLTLFYKHFPKLIDLGHVYISRPPLFRVDAPARGKKPAQKIYALDANELQAIEDKLRKDGVRDGAWQISRFKGLGEMSAEQLWDTTLNPDTRRLLPVTLGEWTQDETIKTMDMLMGKSESGARRDWLEERGNEVEADI
- a CDS encoding NUDIX hydrolase; this encodes MQKINDSTLAALEEMLQNSARSAPLDFLPIFFMGAHAEKQIIGHINPEFIAYIQDSLQEKKIAHIHIDHHGLFIDSASPFLISASLTELANRLRQAGFIPGWRNEEFAWIDHNGHAYFRLERAAFRTLGLRSTASHINGFTKEGNLWLGRRSESKRTDPGLLDNLAAGGIAADETPWVCAVRELWEEAGVPPQLANQITPAGKVHMRRPILGGGFHDEQLFIYDLALSSNFIPTNHDGEVSSFIEISLAEAAARILAEEFTTDAAFVTADFILRSNKSSFPS